A single region of the Elusimicrobium sp. An273 genome encodes:
- a CDS encoding type II and III secretion system protein: protein MTNKKFITKISLAVLLLSVLLPSSAFAKKTRLVAVSADVVEISGTMQSVKGFSWNQLFDFEEATIPGILSLGEFERKTAVTTRLRLMETEGRAQVLSNPKIVTSSGNSAKITVGGKVPIPIVNNQGVGSQLEEYGILLNVLPTIIPERNNIIDLQVQLSVSTVDYSRTVVIGTATAPSFTNRDVETHVELNSGETLVIGGLKNSSRNVSEDRVPFLGRIPLIGLLFKNKDVTEEQRSLFLFITVEIVE, encoded by the coding sequence ATGACGAATAAAAAATTTATTACAAAAATATCTCTCGCGGTATTACTTCTCAGTGTGCTGCTGCCGTCCAGTGCGTTTGCCAAGAAAACGCGTTTGGTGGCGGTCAGCGCCGATGTGGTGGAAATCAGCGGAACCATGCAAAGCGTAAAAGGGTTTTCCTGGAACCAGCTGTTTGACTTTGAAGAAGCCACCATTCCCGGCATTTTGTCCTTGGGGGAATTTGAGCGCAAAACGGCCGTTACCACCCGTCTTCGTTTGATGGAAACGGAAGGGCGCGCCCAAGTGCTTTCCAACCCTAAAATTGTCACCTCTTCCGGCAACAGCGCCAAAATTACCGTCGGCGGTAAGGTGCCAATACCGATTGTGAACAACCAAGGGGTCGGCTCCCAATTGGAAGAATACGGCATTTTGCTTAACGTGCTTCCTACGATTATTCCGGAACGCAACAACATTATTGATTTGCAGGTACAGCTTTCCGTCTCTACGGTGGACTATTCCAGAACCGTGGTAATCGGTACGGCTACGGCGCCTTCGTTTACGAACCGCGACGTAGAAACCCATGTGGAACTGAACAGCGGGGAAACGCTGGTGATTGGCGGTTTGAAGAACAGCTCCCGCAACGTGTCTGAAGACCGGGTTCCGTTCTTGGGGCGCATCCCGCTTATTGGCCTGTTATTTAAGAACAAAGACGTTACGGAAGAACAGCGCTCCTTGTTCTTGTTTATCACCGTTGAAATCGTGGAATAA